A stretch of Paenibacillus peoriae DNA encodes these proteins:
- a CDS encoding Fur family transcriptional regulator: protein MAARVQHALELLKKTGVRITPQRHAILNYLMETMGHPTADEIYRALESKFPSMSVATVYNNLKMFIEAGMVHELTYGDNASRYDANISEHYHIICEKCGKIEDFSYPYLADVERHAALETGFEVHGHRMELHGVCKTCSNKQT from the coding sequence ATGGCAGCACGCGTCCAGCATGCTTTGGAACTTCTAAAGAAGACAGGTGTACGCATAACACCCCAGCGTCATGCCATATTAAACTATTTGATGGAAACCATGGGGCATCCGACTGCAGATGAAATATATCGAGCGCTTGAGTCCAAGTTTCCAAGTATGAGTGTGGCTACGGTTTATAATAACTTAAAGATGTTTATAGAAGCGGGTATGGTACATGAGTTGACCTATGGAGATAACGCCAGTCGTTATGATGCCAATATTTCGGAGCACTATCACATCATTTGCGAAAAATGCGGAAAAATTGAAGATTTCAGTTATCCCTATTTGGCTGATGTGGAACGTCATGCTGCGTTGGAAACAGGCTTCGAAGTGCATGGACATCGTATGGAGTTACACGGAGTATGCAAAACTTGTAGTAACAAACAAACGTAA
- a CDS encoding DUF4097 family beta strand repeat-containing protein, producing MHRKIRVGRYTSSLLLMAVGILLIVDVFQNTEYMLQLLVWWPVIFVLWGLEYLIFFAVYFRKEGKSDNGRRFRPDLKGILSALVVAASVFIVTQQNHYMYLWNRVSLNLTSASMDFSQAKENRYDMGGVLVPVTMQTSDLIVDSVNGDVTLIRRPVSNIEVRGTLWVDQAPAAEADKIAQASSLTSTDGKTIQIRPEAQSYGASSKRQPRVNMLITVPEDRRFNMQIRTSNGNITLNGVDAIDSIRLESGNGNLIVNDAIGNVKGGTLNGQVKLHRISGDVDVRTNRGDMQAGDIEGAVTLHTMVGDIQLARSEGDITVDTQNGDMNVLNSTAKLNANSLNGSIKVHSEQVSGDWKIYSAVGDIVLDLPSNGDFQLEGSSSYGNLQSDFPFKIDSKSISGQNGTGKYAINVEGNSNLTIKKLLMPSLPDLEDSGGTTAPDTSEISPAEPRAPETDTSIGASGDNTAR from the coding sequence GTGCACCGTAAAATAAGAGTCGGGCGTTACACCTCTTCGCTTCTGTTGATGGCTGTAGGCATTTTGCTTATTGTAGATGTGTTTCAAAATACTGAATATATGCTTCAACTCCTCGTTTGGTGGCCCGTAATCTTCGTGCTTTGGGGACTGGAGTATCTAATTTTTTTTGCTGTGTACTTTCGGAAAGAAGGCAAGTCTGACAATGGAAGGCGATTCAGACCTGACCTAAAGGGGATTCTGTCCGCTTTGGTAGTGGCAGCCTCGGTTTTTATCGTGACCCAGCAAAATCATTATATGTATCTGTGGAATCGGGTCAGTCTCAATCTGACGTCAGCCTCTATGGATTTTAGCCAGGCTAAAGAGAATCGGTATGATATGGGTGGTGTGCTGGTACCTGTAACTATGCAGACGTCCGATTTAATAGTTGATTCGGTTAATGGTGATGTAACACTGATCAGACGACCTGTGTCCAATATAGAGGTACGAGGGACTCTATGGGTGGATCAAGCGCCTGCTGCCGAAGCGGACAAGATTGCTCAAGCTTCTTCACTGACTTCTACCGACGGCAAGACTATCCAGATTCGTCCGGAGGCACAGTCATACGGAGCATCAAGCAAACGTCAGCCCCGTGTGAACATGCTGATCACCGTGCCTGAGGACCGACGGTTCAATATGCAGATTAGAACCTCCAACGGGAATATTACCTTGAATGGAGTTGATGCTATTGACAGCATTAGACTCGAGAGCGGTAATGGAAATCTCATCGTTAATGACGCTATCGGCAATGTCAAGGGAGGCACGCTGAACGGTCAGGTTAAATTGCATCGGATTTCTGGAGATGTGGATGTGCGCACGAACCGAGGCGACATGCAGGCAGGCGATATTGAGGGAGCTGTCACACTACATACCATGGTAGGTGACATTCAGCTTGCTCGTTCGGAAGGAGATATCACTGTTGATACTCAGAATGGGGACATGAATGTGTTGAATTCTACAGCCAAGCTGAATGCTAATTCGCTTAATGGCTCTATCAAAGTGCATAGCGAACAGGTGAGCGGAGATTGGAAAATATACAGTGCTGTCGGTGATATCGTATTGGATCTTCCGTCGAATGGAGATTTTCAGTTAGAGGGTTCAAGCAGTTATGGTAATCTTCAATCCGATTTTCCATTTAAAATAGACAGTAAAAGTATTTCAGGCCAAAACGGGACAGGCAAGTATGCGATCAACGTGGAGGGCAACAGTAATTTAACCATTAAAAAGTTACTGATGCCGTCGTTACCCGACTTGGAAGATTCCGGGGGTACGACTGCGCCCGATACATCTGAAATCTCTCCGGCTGAACCTAGAGCTCCCGAGACAGATACCTCTATAGGAGCATCCGGCGACAATACGGCGCGTTGA
- a CDS encoding MgtC/SapB family protein: protein MNNPWIIDDSHIILRLLLSMLLGGFIGFERERSNHAAGLRTHIMVSLGSTLIMLLSIYGFADFIKEANVRIDPARLATAVITGVGFLGAGTIMFTGKSITGLTTAASIWVVAAIGLGVGAGFYFPSIAATVLVFLNLWVFNKVELRYMRGRKRHLITLYGLASHGLLDQISTYLEQEKVEIRKIMIKEHENVPFHELHPDRQSMEVSLEVLARHDFNPVRIAADLRQWEDIAAVSVE, encoded by the coding sequence ATGAATAATCCGTGGATTATAGACGATTCACATATCATTTTACGGCTTTTACTGTCCATGCTTCTCGGTGGATTCATTGGGTTTGAACGCGAGCGTTCCAATCACGCAGCTGGTTTGAGGACTCATATTATGGTCAGCCTTGGTTCGACGCTGATTATGCTACTCTCCATTTACGGCTTTGCCGATTTTATTAAAGAAGCTAATGTACGCATAGATCCCGCTCGTTTGGCTACCGCTGTGATCACTGGCGTAGGCTTTTTGGGTGCAGGAACGATTATGTTCACAGGTAAATCCATTACCGGACTAACGACTGCGGCTTCCATTTGGGTCGTGGCTGCTATTGGCCTTGGGGTTGGAGCAGGGTTTTATTTCCCATCTATAGCGGCGACAGTGCTCGTATTTTTAAATTTATGGGTGTTTAACAAAGTTGAACTTCGGTATATGCGTGGACGCAAGCGCCATCTTATTACATTGTACGGATTGGCCTCTCACGGATTGCTGGATCAGATTTCGACTTATTTAGAGCAAGAAAAAGTGGAAATACGTAAAATAATGATTAAAGAACATGAAAATGTCCCATTTCACGAATTACATCCAGATCGGCAGAGTATGGAGGTTTCCCTAGAGGTGCTGGCCCGTCATGATTTTAATCCTGTACGTATTGCAGCAGATTTACGACAATGGGAAGATATAGCTGCAGTCTCTGTTGAGTAA
- a CDS encoding GNAT family N-acetyltransferase — translation MVTLCSLEDDDIVSQIWRLQHVAYRLEAELIGFDEIPPLMDTLDTLRSCGESFYGWLEDGELLGALAVQSESPDSLTLTRMMVHPDHFRKGIADSLMKHVLNEYQNIPLFIVSTGTLNTPAVALYRKHGFRPVSAAEVAPGVELTTYHLHKVE, via the coding sequence ATGGTTACCCTATGTTCATTGGAAGATGATGATATCGTCAGTCAGATATGGCGTCTACAGCATGTTGCCTATAGGCTGGAAGCTGAGCTGATTGGGTTTGATGAAATTCCTCCACTGATGGATACATTGGATACGCTGAGAAGCTGTGGAGAGTCTTTTTATGGGTGGCTGGAGGACGGTGAATTGCTAGGAGCACTGGCTGTGCAGTCCGAATCGCCCGATTCGCTTACCCTTACACGTATGATGGTTCACCCAGATCATTTTCGTAAAGGCATTGCAGATTCTTTAATGAAGCATGTTTTGAATGAATATCAAAATATCCCGTTGTTTATCGTCTCTACAGGAACTCTAAATACTCCTGCGGTGGCGTTATATCGAAAACATGGCTTTCGTCCCGTATCTGCGGCTGAGGTCGCTCCAGGCGTGGAATTAACTACCTACCATCTGCATAAGGTGGAATAG
- the gatB gene encoding Asp-tRNA(Asn)/Glu-tRNA(Gln) amidotransferase subunit GatB: MSTTTSKYETVIGLEVHVELHTKSKIFCGCSTSFGAPPNSHTCPVCLGHPGVLPVLNRQAVDYAMKAAMALNCTIADVSKFDRKNYFYPDSPKAYQISQYDQPIGENGWIDIEVNGETKRIGITRLHLEEDAGKLTHVDGGYASLVDFNRVGTPLVEIVSEPEISSPEEAKAYLEKIRAIMQYCDVSDVKMEEGSLRCDANISLRPHGQKELGTKAELKNMNSFRGVQRGLEYEQFRQEQTLDEGGTIVQETRRWDEAQGKTLSMRGKEQAHDYRYFPDPDLVTLHIDEEWKERIRASIPELPDQRKARYTSEYGLPEYDAQVITSSKPLADLFEDSLQFTKDAKAVSNWIMGDLLGYLNSAGVELSQVKLTGRGLGEMIGLLEKGTINSKIAKTVFKEMLESDKLPQQIVEEKGLVQISDEGAILTIVEQVVAANPQSVEDYKAGKQKAIGFLVGQVMKESKGKANPGLANKLLTEVLNR; the protein is encoded by the coding sequence ATGTCTACAACTACATCCAAGTATGAGACGGTCATCGGACTTGAAGTGCACGTGGAATTGCATACGAAGTCTAAAATATTCTGTGGATGCTCGACATCCTTCGGAGCACCACCCAACTCTCATACATGTCCGGTCTGTCTCGGTCATCCAGGGGTATTGCCGGTATTGAACCGTCAGGCCGTTGATTATGCGATGAAAGCAGCAATGGCGCTGAATTGCACCATTGCTGATGTGAGCAAGTTTGACCGCAAGAACTATTTTTACCCCGATTCACCTAAGGCCTACCAAATCTCACAATACGATCAACCCATTGGCGAAAATGGCTGGATTGATATTGAAGTGAATGGTGAGACAAAGCGTATCGGTATTACTCGACTGCATCTGGAAGAGGACGCAGGGAAATTAACACATGTTGATGGTGGCTACGCATCTTTGGTCGATTTTAATCGGGTCGGCACACCATTGGTCGAGATCGTTTCGGAACCGGAAATATCTTCGCCGGAAGAAGCCAAGGCCTATCTGGAAAAAATACGTGCCATTATGCAGTATTGTGACGTATCCGATGTGAAGATGGAGGAAGGATCACTTCGCTGCGACGCGAATATCAGTCTTCGTCCGCATGGACAAAAAGAGCTAGGAACTAAAGCGGAACTGAAAAACATGAACTCCTTCCGTGGCGTACAGCGCGGACTGGAATATGAGCAGTTCAGGCAGGAGCAGACGCTGGACGAAGGCGGAACAATTGTACAGGAGACACGTCGTTGGGATGAAGCACAAGGTAAAACTTTATCCATGCGTGGTAAAGAACAGGCCCATGACTATCGTTATTTCCCAGACCCGGATCTCGTTACTCTTCATATAGACGAGGAATGGAAAGAGCGCATCCGTGCTTCGATTCCTGAATTGCCTGACCAGCGTAAAGCACGCTACACTTCCGAATATGGATTACCTGAGTATGATGCCCAGGTGATTACGTCCTCCAAGCCATTGGCCGATTTGTTCGAGGATAGCCTTCAATTCACCAAGGATGCCAAAGCAGTATCCAACTGGATTATGGGGGATCTACTCGGTTATTTGAACAGTGCCGGTGTTGAACTGTCGCAGGTTAAATTGACCGGTCGGGGCTTGGGTGAAATGATCGGACTGCTGGAGAAGGGAACGATCAATAGCAAAATCGCTAAAACGGTCTTCAAGGAAATGCTGGAAAGTGATAAACTGCCACAGCAAATTGTCGAAGAAAAAGGGCTTGTACAAATCAGTGATGAGGGTGCGATCCTTACAATTGTCGAACAAGTTGTAGCAGCTAACCCGCAATCAGTTGAGGATTACAAAGCTGGCAAGCAAAAGGCCATCGGCTTCCTAGTCGGTCAAGTGATGAAGGAGAGCAAGGGGAAGGCAAACCCTGGCCTTGCTAATAAGTTGCTGACGGAAGTGCTGAACCGCTAA
- the gatA gene encoding Asp-tRNA(Asn)/Glu-tRNA(Gln) amidotransferase subunit GatA produces MSLFNNTLPEIHNKLHQKEISVSDLVGHALETIGAREDKIRAYITVDEEQARASARQLDDQLISGEERGLLFGLPVGIKDNIVTEGLRTTCGSQFLKNFDPVYDATVVSKLRAAQTVTLGKMNMDEFAMGGSNENSSFFPARNPWDLERVPGGSSGGSAAAVAAGEAYFTLGSDTGGSIRQPASYCGVVGLKPTYGLVSRFGLVAFASSLDQIGPITKNVQDSAYVLQAIAGYDQKDSTSAKVDIPDYLNALTGDVKGLRIAVPKEYLGEGVDPQVKEKVLDALKTLEGLGAVWEEVSLPHTEYAVATYYLLASSEASSNLARFDGVRYGVRSDNPDNLLDLYHQSRTQGFGPEVKRRIMLGTYALSSGYYDAYYLKAQKVRTLIKQDFDRVFEQYDVIIGPTAPTTAFKIGSQVDDPLTMYLNDILTIPVSLAGVPAISIPCGLADGMPVGLQIIGKAFDESSVLRVAHAFEQNTEFHKQRPQL; encoded by the coding sequence TTGAGCTTGTTCAATAACACATTGCCCGAGATACATAACAAGCTGCATCAAAAGGAAATTTCCGTGAGTGATCTGGTAGGACACGCTCTGGAGACAATTGGTGCGCGGGAAGACAAGATCAGAGCTTATATTACCGTTGACGAGGAACAGGCCCGTGCATCCGCACGTCAGCTGGATGATCAACTGATTTCCGGAGAGGAAAGAGGGTTGTTGTTTGGCCTGCCAGTTGGCATTAAGGATAATATTGTGACAGAAGGGCTGCGTACAACATGTGGCAGTCAGTTTTTGAAAAATTTTGATCCCGTTTACGATGCCACAGTTGTTAGCAAGTTACGCGCAGCGCAAACCGTGACACTCGGTAAAATGAACATGGACGAATTCGCCATGGGCGGCTCTAACGAGAACTCCAGCTTTTTCCCTGCACGTAACCCTTGGGATTTAGAACGTGTTCCCGGTGGTTCCAGTGGCGGCTCGGCTGCGGCTGTTGCAGCAGGTGAGGCTTATTTCACGCTCGGCTCGGATACAGGGGGTTCCATTCGCCAGCCCGCTTCTTACTGCGGAGTAGTTGGCCTGAAACCAACCTATGGTCTAGTATCCCGTTTTGGACTGGTGGCTTTTGCCTCCTCTTTAGACCAAATTGGACCCATTACTAAAAATGTTCAGGATTCGGCCTATGTCCTACAAGCCATTGCAGGTTATGACCAGAAGGACTCCACTTCTGCAAAGGTAGACATTCCTGATTATTTGAACGCTTTAACCGGGGATGTAAAAGGACTACGTATCGCTGTGCCTAAAGAGTATCTTGGTGAGGGCGTCGATCCTCAGGTCAAGGAAAAGGTGCTGGATGCACTGAAAACGCTGGAAGGATTGGGCGCTGTATGGGAAGAGGTATCTCTTCCACACACGGAATATGCGGTTGCGACATACTACCTGCTGGCTTCATCCGAAGCGTCATCCAATCTGGCACGTTTTGACGGCGTGCGCTATGGTGTACGTTCTGACAATCCAGACAACCTGCTTGATCTATACCATCAGTCCCGTACGCAGGGTTTTGGTCCTGAGGTGAAGCGTCGGATTATGCTAGGTACCTATGCGCTCAGCTCTGGGTACTACGATGCTTATTATTTGAAAGCTCAAAAAGTGCGCACACTGATTAAACAGGATTTTGATCGTGTATTTGAACAATATGATGTGATTATCGGACCTACTGCACCGACAACTGCTTTCAAAATCGGCTCGCAAGTGGACGATCCATTAACAATGTATTTGAACGATATTTTGACGATTCCGGTGAGCTTGGCTGGTGTGCCAGCCATTAGCATTCCGTGTGGTCTAGCGGATGGAATGCCAGTCGGACTACAAATCATCGGAAAAGCCTTTGACGAGTCTTCCGTGCTACGCGTAGCTCATGCTTTTGAACAAAATACCGAATTTCACAAGCAGCGTCCGCAGCTGTAA
- the gatC gene encoding Asp-tRNA(Asn)/Glu-tRNA(Gln) amidotransferase subunit GatC — protein sequence MNISTEDVRHVAKLSRLNLTAAEEETMTGQLNAILHYAEKLNELDTEQVKPTTHVLHVSNVMRDDEVRESLTHEQVMRNAPEEEDGQFKVPAVLE from the coding sequence ATGAACATTTCCACGGAAGATGTCCGTCACGTAGCCAAGCTGTCCAGGTTGAATCTGACCGCGGCTGAGGAAGAAACGATGACAGGACAATTAAACGCCATTCTCCATTATGCGGAGAAGCTGAATGAGCTGGATACGGAGCAGGTAAAGCCGACCACTCATGTGCTGCACGTCAGCAATGTCATGCGAGACGACGAAGTTCGCGAAAGTTTGACACATGAGCAAGTGATGCGCAATGCACCTGAAGAAGAAGACGGACAGTTTAAGGTTCCTGCTGTTCTGGAATAG